ttcatattatatattatctaatatataatatataagaGAAATAATATAAATTCATATTATATATAacaataatatattatataatactaatatactatattatattatattatattatattatattatattatattatattatattatattatattatattatattatattatattatattatattatatataagaTATGTATATATCTTTTTCATTTGTAAGCaattatatattcatatatttgctcagcaccagaaaCACTGGTCTGCAGTATTTTCTATCTATACTTAGCTTACTGATGTTGACTActcatggaaaaaaatccaatttcatGCAAATTTTCAGAATAAACTCCCTGAAATCCTTATGTGGCCCATATAGAAAACATATTGTATGAATACTGTATTAGAGGACTGGGGTTTATTCACAAGTAACCTCAAAGGTACCTCACAAAACACAGGTTCTTAAGTCTGGTAAATGTTGTccaaacaccacaaaaaaagtAGAGCTTTATAATAAAGATCTTTGCTGACACAGCCTGTGGGAAAGGCCCTCCACAGGCCTAAATTCAGATAATTATTAAATAGTGACAAAGTATCATGGCATTCAGGTTTCCAGCCACTCTTTACCTTATGGATGGGGAAAGTGTCTGCCAGGGTCTTCCAGTGGGAGCTGGTGTGCAGatgctgggacaggagcagtgTCACTGGGAGCTGCCACCCACTTCACTCTACTGAGAATTATCTTATCAAACACTTAAAGTCAAGTCATAGCTCCATTAAAATTCTTGGTGCCTCAACACGGCAATATTGTGAATCAAGCTTAAACAAGACTGTTCAACATTGGACTTTGTGcctgtttttaaataaatctttaATTGTATCATTTAATCCTCTAGATCTCCTTTTCCTGAGATAAAACATGATAAGAGCTTCTTCCTGAGCATTTAAAgtaaaaccccacaaaaccagaGATGAGCTGATGTGTTTTATGTCCAATGCACAGAAGTATGTAAATCCATAAAGTGTCACAGGACTGAACTAGCCCTTTCCCCCTTATAATTACGTATCTTTTACAGCCTGTCAAAACAAGTACTCACTTGCCTTATGTGAAGTGTCATAGGAAAGGAACACCAATATCAGTCCATTGCAACCCACAATTGATCAAACAACCTTAAGAATTGTTTTAAAACGGCATCATTTGTAAGAAAATGCTCAACATTGTGTAAGGCTATGCTACATTTTTGCCTCCTGTGCAGCAAAAAAAATGGGTACAAAAGTTTAATGTCAGAGCTAGTGTTTATTATACAAAATCCATATCAAATGCATCTGTTTATTAAGTGCAGTTGGCAGTGGTATTATTAAGGTTTCAATGTTTTCCATCCTAAGCTCCTCTGCTGCTTGTAACTCTGGCAGTTTTTAATTGTTTGTATAAACATTTACAGGAGGCAGATCTCTAGAAAAGCTTTCCTGGAAGCAGGAAATATCTGCTCTAAGCTGATACGTTTCAAGAAAATTTCAGAAGGTCATTTCCAAGAATGTTGCTTGGGAAAAACATAGGTTCCTTTCcctctatttaaaaaaaaaaaagtttcttctggaaaaaaagtTTTGGAGCAAAGACGAGTGTTGCAGCAAACAGTCTTTGTTAAGGGTACAccttttgctgtgcttgtgagCTGCAGCCATGGTCTAAGCCTTGAACCTGCCCTAatcccccaaatcaccccagcTTGCACGCAGCGGCTGGAGAGAGCCAGCTCACACACCACAACATGTCTGCTGGCAGAGAAGCAGGCTTTCTCCAATTGTTTCTATTATCCAAACTAGCTAAGTGTCTCTGTCCTGCGTTGCAGTAAACAGTGCAATCAGGGCAGATCTTCCCTTTGCTGGCCTGGTCAGCACCTGCCAGTGCCAGTGTGCTCGTCACTGCACTCCTGCTGGCCACTTCTGGGTCCTactgcaagaaaaaaacattgcTTCACCACCAGGGCCTCCTCATTACCTGCAGTGCAAATTGCCACGGAGAAGACACTGCTCTGTTCATAGTATCTCTCCAGGCTCTTGGTGCAAGCAGGGAAGCCCAGGGCACATCACCTGCTGGGCAAAGAGAAGCCAGCTCTCATCCTCTGTgcactttgggaaaaaaacctaacaGTTGTATAATTGATCTCACAGGGTACtcagcaaaacaaaagcagaaatgccAAACTAAATGACAACTTGCAGCTTTACAGGAAGGAGTTGTGTCCAGGGAACACCAGCACATCAGTGGACTCCTGACTAAAAAGGAGCCAGATAGAGCTGGTCTCTGTGAGCTGTCATTGACATAATGCAGTGGAAACTTCACTGGCCAAAACTCCAACTTACTGAGCTCTTAGACAACTCTCAAAAAAGGCATTTCTGTGATTCCACACTGCACCCAGTACAtacagctgggcactgccccaagAAATATGAAAGTCAGGGCAGTGTAATTTGGGGAGGGTTGGCATATAACCAGTGTAAACAGCTATAGCCATGCTCTCTCTCCTGGAGTTGTAACAGATGATGTGTGCTGAACCATAGGACTTTGAGTTATGAGCATACTGCAGTCTTTTGTGCTGTCTGCCTTGGCCATTTGGTCCTAATTAACTGACCATCCCCACAGTTAATTCCTGGTGCCTACAGTCCTTCCTGTCCTGGGCAGGCTCAGCCTCTGGGGTCGCAGGGTTTGAGAAAAGCCTGTCCACCTACACAAGCTCAGACTCCTGCTTGCTTCAGACAGGCAATGAGATACTCCAGGGTTCTGGCAGCTGACCACAAACTGGCTGCATGGAAGCTTCTCCTCCACTCTGCTCCATGGGAAAGGCTGTACACACAGATTTGCCTTTACAGTGGACCCTTGGCAGTCCCTCACCCAGAGAGGCCCTAACAAAGgaacagcagctcagcagagaggcagaaggcaCTGGAAGCCACTGGTGTCAGAGGCAGGGCAGTGAGTGCTGCCTCCAAGATGAGATGTGGGCCTTGGGCTCAGGTTCAAGTCAAACATGAGTTGCAGATGTCACCTGCGGCACATTTCCAGAGCACAGGAGGCTGGGGATTTCTTCTGCCTGCAGATCCTTCCTGGAAATGAGACTCTCTGAGCTGCCTGAGGACCAGCACTGGCTTTCCTGGGAGGGGTGCAAATAACCTAGTAGACTTTGCAGAGGCTCCAACCCCAAATCACTCTTCCCTCTGGCTATCAGAAGAAGATGTATCTGGCCAAATTAATAGAACCACAGCACATTTAAGCCTCACTGTGTAATGGAAGAAGGTCCGGACATATttgtccctgcagctgccagtaAACCTTGATGACTCAGGTTGGTTTCTTTGGGACCTGGGCTCCTATTTCTCTGCCTCATCTCTCCAGAATATTGCTTGGGCTCAGACAGAGTTTTCCAAGAAATTCAGGAATCCTAGATCCAGCTTCTCCTTTTAACCCAGCATCATTTATGCCTCTGACTTTCTCCTATCCAGCTagtttccttctctctctgaaGTGGTGAGGGAATCTGTACAATACCTAGTCTCTCTCGACCAGCAGGACTCTGTTGACCTACGTGCCTGTTGCCTAATAActcctttccctcctccctccccacacgATTTGCTGTTAAAAATGGCAGCAGATGAGGTGCTCTGTTATGGCAGAGCTTGCCACCTCACACAGAGAGCCTCCAACACCAGCCAGACTTTCTGAGCTCTGATCAGACAGATTTCTCAAAACAGAAACCCTAAACAACTTCTGTGATTTGGAGCCAGTTATTAATATCTATTAAGATGTTTGTGTGAAAGCACGGTTTCCAAACTCCTTCTGCACAATACTTGATTTCGTTCTTTATGACACACACAAGCACACCATTTTATTGTTTGTACAGATCACTTTGTTTTCCTCAGTACATAATTTCAATTCCAATTCATTAATGTCAAAGCATAAAAGAAGCAACTGCACATGAAGCAACAAAAGTTTGCTAAACCCAGAAGATAACAGCTGATAATTAAGGAAGTCCCATTATTTCTTGGCAAAGGAGACTGTGTTTTCAGAGACACATTCTTAAAGGGCCTCTCTTTAGTGTAGCTGCATAATTTGCATGAACTCTAtttgcacagaaaaataaaggttttcAATATGGATAAAAGGAGGCTTTAATGTGCTCATAATTTCTGTACAATACCCATACCATGCCCCTTCTTgttggcacagcctggccttgTGACAGGTTCACAGAAGAGCCACTCTGGCAGATCTTTGATGGTGTGGACAAAAGATCTGGGCTTTTGTTAGCACATACTTGCCCCCGACCTCCACCCTCAGTCTCATTTTATACTGATATCATTGCAGAAAAACCAGACATTGTACTGACCTGAAACTGCACACAAATCCTCTACCCAAGAAGAAACCCCTCATTTCTATCTTCCCAGGCTCacctctgcctcctgccctggcagtcATTCACAGCATGATCTCCTGCTTACTGGGCAAGTCCATCCCAAAAGacttttgcattttgtttgtgCTTGCTCACATTACTGCTGCTGGCCACTGCCAAGCATGCAGGGCCATTGGAAAATCCCCTGGTTTTAGTGGTTCCCCTGTGTCCTTCCCTTTGGCTGTTTCCAAGTGCTGTTCAGCAAGACTGATTCTCTGTTCTGGTACAGTCTTACACCGAGATGAAAGTCTGCCAGCATGTGGAAAAAAGCATGTTGGTTGGATGAAGCTGAAACAGGCTAAGCAGTTTTGTTCCTCCTAGGACCTGGATCCTGTATATCCACCCTTGTAGCACTGCATGCCTTTGCTTTGCTTGATGAGCATCTCAGAGAGAGATTACAGCCCTCTGTTCTTCTGAAGTCTGAGTCACTacctcccagctcccagtcacCATCAGTAGTGAAGGTCTGTGGTGAATGGTTATGACCTCACATGGATACATGATCAAAGATTCTGTAATTAAAATGTCAAtcagcagagaggaaaggggTTTCACTGGTAGACATCTCTAAAAAATACTGCTTGAAGCAAAACTGGTCTTCTCTGGCAAAGCCCCGTAAAGTCAGGACTATAACTCACATGAGGTACAGTCCTGCCAACAGTCCACACAATACTGCCACAGCAGTTCCCAAGTCACCAAGAGCTGACAAATGATACAGATTTCCTGCACACAGAGAAAATCTTGTGTTActtattgaaaaatatttttagacaaGATACTCTCTACAGACTAATTGTGGGCAAGATCTAATATGATCTAGTATGATATCTAATGAAGTCTTCCATTATGCCTATTCCCGAAGGAAAAATAGATGTCCTTCATACCATTACTTGGCCTGAGTCATAGGTCCTCTTCACATTTTAACAGCATTGCTGCAACAGGAAAACTCCTCAAGGGTGCACAGAGCTTCAAAATCCTCCTGGGTGCACAAGAGTCATAACCACTGCATCCCCAAGAAGTGAGGACAGAGAGCTTGTCGGGAATCAGCCACTTAAGCCTGCTTAACCAGCCTTAGACTGAGGTATCACATCACCTAACAGTTTCAAGGACCAGACTTGGCCTGGGACTCTAGCAAAGGTGGGGAAGGAGGGTGGTATGTTTTTACCTGGGACAGGTTGTATGGTGAGGTTCTTACATGGCTTTGTCAGTTATGAACCCAACAGAAGCAGAAATTCATCTGCCACATAGCAGGGCTAATTCCATGCTGCTACACCCGATCCTTTTTGATGTAAACCTCTCCTTTGAAGGTGCTGTCTTCTGATGGAGCTTCCATTTTTTAAACTCAGCTCTGCCCACTTGCAGTTCAGGGCTGTGCTTTCATGGCTGCTTTAAGTTCTTTGACTGCAGCTGGTGCCCAAGACTTGGTGATGGCAAAGCTGCAGCTCTCACTGCTCTGGTGGACACGACTGAGTGGTATCAGAAGTAGTTTGCCTGATGTGGAATAAGAATGCAGTGGAGGAAACCCCCACTGACACTGGCATATCACTAGGAAAAGGCACGGGATGGTCACTAAATGCACAGCCTGGAAGCTGGAACATGGGGCAGCTCTGAAAGTTTCCTTAATAATGTGTTTATGGCAGGCAGAAACAGGTTATGGCAGGGAGTTCTCTGTTTCTCTCAGCAGTGTGATGGTACAGGGGCCCTCTCAGCCTGATTTTATGGCAACACAGTGCATTAGTGACATCAGTGAGCAACTGCACCTACACAGACAATGCCATCCAACCAGCCCCTCCaccagaaatgctgctgccctTGAATGCCCAGCTGCTTGATGTGTTTCCTTAGGAACAGAGCACAGGCATTTGTGTTAAATTCCCACCCCCGAGCTGTAAGAGAAAATCCTATCTATCGACCCAGGAGCTAAGGTTTGGATTAATCTGTTACAACAACTCTTTCCTGTTCATTTCCTGTTAGCAACAGCCTAAATACCCTAAATACCCAAaggcagaaaagaatgcaaattATTACTTCCCCTGTTACATGGGAAATACGAAGAAGACAAAAGGTGAAGTTCACCCCTGTGCTGAAGATCACCATAGGAAGACTGTGTCTGAGTCAGAATGATTCAGTCAACAAGGTAAACAGCAAATTCCTCATAAGGGCAAAGAAAAACATCAGCTATTTAATTTCCTGATTATCTGACTTACTCAGTTAACTACATCAGATGTAGTCATGCATTCTGTGCTTTCTCCTTCCTACCCTACCAGCACACAAAACTGCTGCAGGCCCAGTCTCCAGCTGATGAGATTACTGACATGTGAATTCATGGACCAATTGTGAAAGTAGAAGTCAAGCACCCTCGCTCTCTGACTGAGATCCACAACCCTGAGAAATGCTTGTTTATTGTAACAGCAGGGCTGGAATATTTACTCACCTGAAGAACAGAGGGTAttaaaagagaaatataaaTGCTCTTATTTTTTGGTACACAAAAAGTTTTCCCAATATGAGTAGGAGATACTGTGGTCAAAATTGGTTTCATATGTAAAATTAACTAGTGTTATTTACAGATAACATACCAAACCTGTTATATTGCCATTCACAGACATACATGTTTATCCTTGTCAGAACAGTGCAAAAATTGCTCTTCCAGTATGATTTTATTCAAGACACTCTAAGGTCATTGCATTCTGCCACATTATACACAGTATCACGTGAAATCAGCTGTTCTGTCCTGCAAATGGCAtggaaaattatatatatatataatttcccattgtgttaatatttttccttcataGTCTAAACAAGACTTCCTTACAAAAAAATCTTATAAGTTAGTTACTCTTTCGGCTGGCCTATAGTGAGTCCTGCTGCCAGAAAGATAATTAGCATTATTTTGCTGTTGCTTCTGTTGTCCATCCACTACACCCTAAAAGAAAACCACACTTATTTCTAATGGTCATGGGAATGTGTGCCTAGATATCTTCACAAGAAGTTCCACCTCAGCGTGAGGAAGGATTTCTTCATGTTGGAAGtgacagagcactggaacaggctgcccagggaggtggtggagtgtccctctctggagacattccaaaCCCACCCGGACacgttcctgtgtcacctgctgcaggtgaccctgccttggcaggaggGTTGACTGGATGACTTTcagaggtgccttccaacccgaACAACTCTGTGGTTCTGTAACTGCACCTGTGATGTGTGCTGGTGAACAGGAATTACAATTCCACCTGTGTCCCTCACACCCACCCACGGTGTGCAAGGACAGTCTGGACCTGGAGAAGATGGCTTGCTGCACCAACAGCTTTCAACGGGCAGATTTGAGGAGGCAAGAATGGTTTTGCCTTCGATACCAGGGCACCGGAGTCACTTTTGGAAGCTGGAGTGCACAACCCCCGTGATCCTCTGGTACCGAAAGGTTAAGTTTCCTGAATGTGTTTTCCACATCCAGCACCCAATCCGCTGGAGATCACGGGAATGTGCTGCATGCAGGAACAGAAATACAGGTTGTGGCACGTGACGAATTCATGCATAGAGCAGTAGAAGACACTAGCGAGGATGTGACAAGCTGGTAAAGGGCACAGGCGCTGGTTCAAGGCATTTGCCTGTCAAAGGCTAGGACATGAATTAGCACTGATGTTTCACGGCTCGCTCTGCGCCCAGGGACATCTTTGCCTGGGAGTCAAGAGACACGGACAGGGAATTCGCACTTAACGTGTCCTATAAACTGTGAGATTTTCCATCCTTGCGTGTGCAACCCGAAAAGGCGCTAGCCCGCGGGCTTCTTTTCGCGGACGGACGGAcagacggacggacggacggacagacGGACGGACGGCGCGGGGCTTTGGCCGCCCGCAGGGCTGGCCGGCAGCGCCAGgagaggctgtgccagccctcccGCCGGTGCCCCGGCCGCCGCGCtgccccggcgctgccgccccgcggggaccggcccgggcggggcgcggggccgcgggcgcgGGCACAGCGCGCGGGGACGCGCACCGGGCACGCGCACCGGGCACAGGCTCGCACCCGCGCACCGCCCACGGCCGCGCGACCACGGCGCGCCCCGCGGCAACAGCGATTGGTCGGgactggggtggggggaaacTGGCCGGCCAATGAAAGAGGCCCGCGGCAGCGGCGAGCCAATGGGCAGCCGCGCTTGAGGCTCGGCGCTCCGGGCCGGCAGCCAATGGGAGCGCGGCGCGGGTGAGAGGTCGGAGGTGGGAGAGCGGCGCCCCCGGAACGGGAAGCGGAGCGGAGCGCGGCGCCTCCCGTTGTCCCGCGGCGCGCACGAGGGGTTCCCGCGCGGGCCTGCGCTTCTCCCGCCATGGTGAGCGGCAGCCGGGAAAGCCGGGGGGCGGGAGCCGGGAAGGCCGGGAGCCGCGAGGGGCGGGAGCCGGGAGGGGCGGGAGGCGCTCCGTTAccggcggcgggccgggcggggcggagCGGGAGGCGGGCGGCGCTGACCGTGTGCTTCCCCCGGCAGAGCCTGCCCCTCAACCCCAAGCCGTTCCTGAACGGGCTGACGGGGAAGCCGGTGATGGTGAAGCTGAAGTGGGGCATGGAGTACAAGGGCTACCTCGTCTCCGTGGACGGCTACATGAACATGCAGGTgagcgccgggccgggccgggcgctggGGATGCATGGACAGACTGTGGCTGCCCCGGCCCTGGCCacgccggggccgggctgggtTGGATGTGAGCAGCTGGTGTGGCGGGAGGGCTCTGCCCGTGACGGGGGTCGCAGTGACACGGTGGTGCCTGGGCAGGACCTTGCCCGCAGCCGAGCCTGGCTGTCCCGCTGGGCTGCGGGGTCCCGCTGGGATGCGGGGTCCCGCTGGGATGCGGGGTCCCGCTGGGATGCGGGGTCCCGCTGGGATGCGGGGTCCCGCTCGGCCTGCAGCCGAGCCCTGGGCGGGGGCACAACCCTGATGTGCTTTGCAGAGCCGCTCTTACTGCTGtcattcagatttttttttttttgtctcattttCCTTTCAAGCTTGCAAACACAGAGGAGTACATAGATGGTGCGTTGTCTGGACACCTGGGTGAAGTTTTGATAAGGTAATTGGGGTATAGATTGTGGTAAATCGCCTAAAACGCTCTAAATCGCCTCACCACTTGCATTAAAGCTTATACTGATTGATGGTGTTTCTTGTCTAATTAAGATGCCAAATGTAGCTCTTACAGGAAGGCTGTTAATGTGTCCTTTGTATCAAAGTCCCTTCTGAGAGGAGGAAAGAAGAATTTCTGAGTATATTTAAAGAAGCATTTATTATCCCCTTTGTGGTGACCaaatacttttgtttttcacattaTTGTATATCTGGGTGTCCTTTGGCATTGTAAGCTAGTGCATTGCAACTGGAAACATTTTGCATGCTTGGAAGTTAAAAGTTAAATTTGACTGTAACTGTTCACCCTAAAGTAAAAAGTTTTGTACAGCACTGTCAAACAGCTATTACATTTATGAAGTTGCACAATTTAATGTACTGTGTGGAAAAGGTGTACAAGGTCAACAGCAGCATTTTGTTCTGTAGCATTTGGCTGTTGCCAGTCTACgttcaaacagaaaaatgtttaaagCATGTTTTATGTGGGGAAAATGATAATGTTTATATCTAAGGGAACTCTTGGTTCTATTTACAGGTGCAATAACGTTTTGTACATCAGAGGTgtggaagaagaggaagaagatggAGAAATGAGAGAATAGGTGTTTTGTATTTCtggaaataaacttttttttcttttctgtttttcatactTTTGTAATAAGATGTTTATTTCCATTGTGTGTTAACACAAAAGGGGAAAA
The nucleotide sequence above comes from Passer domesticus isolate bPasDom1 chromosome 5, bPasDom1.hap1, whole genome shotgun sequence. Encoded proteins:
- the SNRPF gene encoding small nuclear ribonucleoprotein F gives rise to the protein MSLPLNPKPFLNGLTGKPVMVKLKWGMEYKGYLVSVDGYMNMQLANTEEYIDGALSGHLGEVLIRCNNVLYIRGVEEEEEDGEMRE